The DNA region TAACAtttcaatttaagaaaattgaaagaaacattTGTCTCCCTTTTTTAAAAGGGGTTCAATTTTTTAGGGGTTTTAAGATGGAGAGATTGttgtttaaaaaatgatattaatttttttgtgtggtATTGTTGTTAAGTACCTCAAAAAGAAATTCACACACTAgctaaaaaaaaggaggagaaatCCACCCTTTCAAAGTAGGGAGATTCGAACATACCAATTTCTCAAATCTTGATCTTTATGTATTATTATCACCAATTAATGATGGGATAGtggattgattaaaaaaaaagtttgaaagaaaatatattttcaccCATATCAACCCTTTTAgtcaaaaaatgacaattttagaGAAATGATAAATTGATGGCAattgatgatgaataccaatgcgGTATTGTTGTTGAGTAATTTAATGAGTAATGCGTACATTAGTTACCTAAATTCTCAATGAAAATTCCCACTTATGTGGATTGTATATTCGgccaaagaataaagaaatagTAGAATTgtaaagtgaattttaattttagaatatggTGTGTAGGAATCATGGTAGATTGATATTGACTTGAGGTAATGAGATGgttaatgaaatttaaagaaaacatgtattttctttaaattaaggAAAACTAATTGaggtaattaattaacaaaataatagatGTTTGAGAAATCAATTACATCATGTGAGAAATTGATGGGTGGTTGTTATTACTGGAGAGGCAATCAAGGGAGCGTCAAGACAGGATTTTGCGTATCATCCTCAAACTTCAGGTAAGTGCTCAACACCTCACTTCTTTTAAATTCTATTGAAAATTGCTAGATAAATTTCTTTTACTGTCTAATTATACAATTGTCTTGTCTATGTATTGACTAGTTAGCCATGTTTGATGGGACTGGATTGTGTTGACAAGTTTGCTCGGTTTGATAGGACTTGCAAGAATGAGTTAGTTTGCCACGTGTGATGGGATTGGTGTGTTATTCTGGGTTGTGAGTGTTTGTACATGGATTTGGGTTGTCAACTAAAGTGGAGCCATAAAAATTTTCTTATCAATGAAGGAGTTAATGAAGCTATTCGTTAACTTAATTATGATTAGATATAGTAGTTCAATTAAATTTAGTAATTATTATGTTGTCCTTTTATATCTGTTATGAAAAGAAATagggttaatttattttaatatgaaattaattttcagGGTCGCCATCACTTGGCAGATCTTAGCAGTTTagagaactttatttttttataagtttaaattcATGTAATCATAAGAACAATAGTAtgtaattttgaaaaagaatataattataaattatattttattcttttcccTAGTTGCGATGGATGATAATTGATTACTTAAAAgtacatgtttatcaaggttttatatcattattttgcacttgaagtatcaataactccttaactaaagcatgttttataataacaagtatgatactataaaatgccttaatatatggtaaatgttaatcttaaatgcaggcctattacataaatcaaaggattgattgatgaattcaactactgaaaatttgaagataaagaagggtgaagcttaaaaaagagatgttggtacagtccaaactagaacactattcggtaattagATCATATATTGAGTtcatgtccaaatgatctcacatTTTTACACAggtttggtaagacataggcctacaactttcatgtagaCACCAAAATCTAAGAAGGCCGTGTTCAattccaaattatagcaacaacgaagaattTCAATTCTGttttgcagcccagacactgttcagtgttcagcccatatcttgagttctagaaatccaaatgacctcaatatttttttcctggaaagctaagagaatttcttagaactttcatgagtacatatGGTCCTAgttttgatgttagcaatgacgttttattcaaacaagaagataaggattttatccaagtcaagatgtggccacccactcaacaattatttataaaatcaatagttccaaattttggcttataaaaggaagcatttgccatgcatttaggcatcttggtgttcagatcaaaatcatgctcttgctctctttctttgttttttgtaatgtttaagttttatttgatgttatattaatctcttgtttatgcttttcatttcctttcctttatttgtataattatgctcttatcttgttcatttatgtttctttctttcattatgtttagctaaatctattatgtcaaggtgaaaaggttacactaatggtgtaagaataagtatattataaactcaacatggactttaatgcttgatactaacatgttttatatttgttatcttgtttacttttaatactttgcttgttaaatggttaatctagatttatattgtattacacttggtacaacaaatacttggcactttcatagcccatactgtatggtataaccgacacctgagttatgaaaggaacttgatttgtttaagttataatcatgaatatctgacaacatttacaagtattagcattattcgaataagataactaatgtaatcatgttaacaatttataatctgattggaacctcctttatgtgtggttttcaattaaataataagagtttataatatacttatttgaagtaccattagtagatcctctaaccttgacatttgtttttatcattatttaatccttacaataatcttccatctcaaagttctcattaatttcttccgcttctctttttattgttattgttgttgttgttgttgttgttgttgttatttacattcttgctatattttatgtatgttaagtatgctctgtgtttgatcaaggatcctgacattgttggtcttgtcTTGTTCATTTGCATtagaaatttgtttatattatataacatatctctttgatctttttataaactcaatatataagctggaaacctgtgacctgatcttttagatcattctcaggtataacaacgtcatgtactgagtattattattattattattattattattactattactattattgttgttgtattgttattatataatttatacaattaacctctctatagttcgaccccgatcttgccgggttatttattacttcgacacttctgtagttggaagaagacatcaattttttgatcATGTCAATAATGAAAATGATGTGATGTTTTTGAATGTCTGTAAAAAGAAGGGTTTAAGGAAAGGATGAATGTtattttcattgatgatattTATGATGATGATTAGAATGAAGAAGCTTGATGATAAtgaatttttcattgaaattttgattgtgaaagttttttcttttttcttaatacaCGGCAAGGTTGTAATATTAGTTTGGTGGTAAAGTGGTAATTATTAGTTTGATGGTAaagtttgtaatatttaatataagggttttttagttattaattaaaatataatcataatcttgtaaataatctcacttttttgttaaatttttaatgctCATGAGTGGGGATTTAAAGTGTTATAAACTTATAAACTCCGAGATATAAATTTACTATGAAAAATAGAGGCAACGTAAGAAATGACCTAACTAAAGGATGaccaagataattttatttttttttatggttgaggCACCACCTTAGCTCGATTGCTTGAcgtatttctttttctatgattttttatatatataatttcatcattcaacattgattttttattgttttttttttaattttctccttcaatattttatagattttgaattcgtcttcataatttcttttaggttttttacaAAGTTATTACAATCTTAAACAAACATTCTAACATTTGACAGGTACTTCATTTTgcatgtgtttatttttgttatcgtataattaaataaaaaatagtttaaggaaataaaattattaaatctagtggAGTCCATGACTCCACTAGATTTCTTTTAGTCcactaaattatattaaaaaaaaaaacaatattgaacgTTTGTTGAGGCACCACCTTAGCTCGATTACCTgacgtctttttttttctctgatgtttttttttataatttcaccattcaatattgatttttttattattttttaattttctccttcaatattttattaattttgaattggtcttcataatttcttttagtttgttttacaaagttattacaattttaaacaaatgttCTAACATTTGGTAGGTATTTAGTTTTGCatatatctatttttgttatcatataattaaataaagaataatttaagaaaataaaattattaaatctagtggAGTCCATGACTCCAGTCtcaggtttgatgagttaagtCATGAAACTTAGGTCGGTCTAATATGTCatcgtcttaatatttttttaaaaaatatcatgttgaagattttttttaaaatcaaacaatgtTTATACTAATCATTCCAGTTATCTTTAAAACCATTAAATTAActgaattatattaaaataactctcatattatttaatttaaaactaagaatatataataagtccagaaatttcaaaattgattcactgaaacaaacaaatttaataacattatgtatataaaaaaaattctatagcctaaacattatttttaatgtcgCATCTTATTTAGGTGAACagtaagttatttttttgggaCTAATTTAGAATCAATAAATTTAGAGGGGCTGACTAGTCTAGATTTTAGCCTTATTGTCATTTTCTGGATAATCCTCCAGATTCCAAGGATATTAGGGTAATTTGGCAGGACAAGGCAGTAGCGAAAGCTGAGTCTGGAACACATAAAACCCTTAATCAACCCGAAACCCTGCTGCCGCTGCTGGTACTACTGGTGCTGCTTACCTGTCATCGACCATGGCTTCGCAGTCACGAAGAGGCGGACTCTCACTCCCGGACCGGCGAGGCTCTTCAAAGCAGGAACCAAACATCCTGGCTAAAATCAACAACACTCAAATCGTATCTAAAGGAAAGCAAGCAGCCTCCGACGCCGTTTTTGTCGCCAAAAAGCTCCTTAAAAGCACAGGCAAGGCCGCCTGGATTGCCGGGACCACGTTCTTAATCCTGGCCGTTCCTTTGATTATCGAGATGGACCGTGAGCAGCAACTCAACGAGCTCGAGCTCCAGCAGCAAAGCCTTCTTGGTGCCCCGCCCGTTGGCCCTGCTCCACCCAAGTAGATCCGATCCGGTTAGGGATTGTTAATTTATGCTGTGTCATTTTTAGTTTCTGTTTAGGGATTTGGATTTACAGCTTTAGTAATTGATGTATGTTGATTCTCTCTCTTTAAATTGAATGTCTGGGTTTTGAATGCAACGATAAAGCGGGTTTTGGTGATTAATTAGGATTAATTTCTGTGAAAGTTTGGGTTTTCTGTGATATTTGAATGAATGTTTATTTGGGACTtttgatgtttgatttgattcctAGGTTCACCATCATTGGTCGCATAATCTAGTTATTAATCAAGTCAGAAAGCAAAACCTAGCGGGCTACGACGAATTCCAAGCTAGTCTTAGGATTT from Populus alba chromosome 14, ASM523922v2, whole genome shotgun sequence includes:
- the LOC118031235 gene encoding mitochondrial import receptor subunit TOM9-2; amino-acid sequence: MASQSRRGGLSLPDRRGSSKQEPNILAKINNTQIVSKGKQAASDAVFVAKKLLKSTGKAAWIAGTTFLILAVPLIIEMDREQQLNELELQQQSLLGAPPVGPAPPK